The sequence TCCTGGTGGCTCATTTCGCGACCGCGGAAGCGGATGTTGACCTTGATCTTGTCGCCTTCTTCCAGGAAGCGGCGCATGTTGCGCAGCTTGATCTGGTAGTCGCCCTCGTCGGTCACGGGGCGGAACTTCACTTCCTTGATTTCGACCTGCTTCTGCTTCTTCTTCGCAGCAGCGGCCTTCTTCTGCATCTCGAACTTGAACTTGCCGAAGTCCATGATGCGGCAGACCGGCGGATCCGCGTTCGGCTGGATTTCAACGAGATCCAGGCCTTCGTCTTC comes from Lysobacter sp. KIS68-7 and encodes:
- the infC gene encoding translation initiation factor IF-3; its protein translation is MSTPEKQNRKNNEIRVPRVRVIGSDGEMVGVLTRDEALRMAEDEGLDLVEIQPNADPPVCRIMDFGKFKFEMQKKAAAAKKKQKQVEIKEVKFRPVTDEGDYQIKLRNMRRFLEEGDKIKVNIRFRGREMSHQELGQQMAKRIELDLGEDIVIESRPRLEGRQMVMMIAPKKKT